The region AAAAAAGAAGTGCGCGAAGGCCGTAAAATGGGACATATCACCCGTTTAGGTAAAAAAGCAAAGCCGGCAAAATTTAAATGGAGCCTGTGATGAGTAAAAAAACTACACAACACAGTATAGAAAATAAAAAGCGCGAAGAAACCCGCGCCAAGCTTAAAAAGTTTTTGCAATCCGGAAATTCAGATGATGTGTCGTCGGTTCTGGTGCATACCTTAATGCATCATGCAGACAGCCTTGCAGAAGCGAAAGATCAATGCACGACCCCCCAAGATAACGTTGAAGACAGCACGAAAGATTAAAGGGATTTTACACAATCCAGCACATCTTGCGCGTGGCCGGAAACTTTCACTTTGTTCCAGATATGGCTAATTTTCCCATTCGTGTCGATCAGGAAGGTGCTGCGCTCTATACCCATGTATTTTTTACCATACATGCTTTTTTCCACCCATACTCCATAGCGCTCACATACTTCTGCATCATCGCTTAATAAAGCAAATGGCAAACAATGTTTTGCTTTAAATTTATCATGTTTTTTTACGCTATCTTTCGATACGCCCAAAATAACCGCATCGGAGGCAGCAAAGCTTTCATGCAGCTGTGCAAAATCCTGTGCTTCTACTGTACAGCCTGGAGTGTCATCTTTAGGATAGAAATACAGCACAATTTTTTTTCCGGCAAAGTCGGATAAACTCACCGTGTCACCGCCATCTGAAGGGAGGGTGAAATCCGGTGCAACACTGCCTTCGGATAAGACGCTGGCTTTAACGGCTGCGGCACTAGTCATGATTCATCTCCTGTAAATATATCCTTATATATGTTATATACCTTGTTTTCGGTTTTGATAAGCGTAGACTTTAGCAAAGAAAAATCTGTAAAACCTAATTGATCGGCCAGCAAGCTTGTTAGGCCTTCCGGAGCAGTGGCTTCATCGAGTGACCCATCGCTACATAAACGCAATAAATGCAATAAATGCAGCATGAGTTTATTGCCTTGCTTCAGAATCTCCGCCGTTTTCTTGTCCAAGATTCCCAGCAACTCCAGTTGAACAAATACCGCTTGTGAGCTTGGTGATAAAATTTCCGGGTAGCGGTTGCCATGTAGCAATTGAAAATATTGCGCAATAAAATCAATATCCATTAAACCACCACGGATATATTTAATGTTCCATGGGTTAGTGGTATGTAGGCCTTGCTCTACTTTTTGCCGCATGGCATGAACATCGGCGCGTATACGTTGGGCATCACGCGCACTAGTCAGCATGTTGTGAATAACATATTCAATGTCGGCTTTTAGTGCTGTAGGAGATATGATGGCGCGAGCGCGGGTTAATGCCATATATTCAAATGTCCATGCCGAGGTTTCGAAGTATTGGCTATAAGCTTCAAAACTAGCGGCGAGGGGGCCATCGCTTCCCAATGGGCGTAAACGTGTATCGATTTCATACAAGCGTCCTTCGCGATTAAGCGCAGTCAGCGCCCCCAAAAGCCGCTGGCAAAAGCGATTGAAATATACACTGGCCGTAAATGGGCGATTGCCATCGGATAGCTGATCGGGCGAGGGATTGCGATATATGAAAATCAAATCCAGATCGGAAGAAAATGTCAGTTCTTTTGCGCCAAGTTTTCCCAATGCAACAATGGCTAATTCGCTGCCTAAAATGGTGCCATAAATTTCGGAAAATTCGTTTTCAACCTGTTCGAGCACATTATTCAAAATAACTTCGGCTAATGCGCTTAAAAAATTACCTACCTGTTCGCAATCGGCAATTTTATTCATTAACTGAATACCGGCCTGAAAAGCTTTTTCGTTTTTAAACTGGGCAATAATATTCAAAAAATCTTCGAATTCACCTCGTGCTGCTAAGATACTTTGTAACTCGTTTTCAAGTGCGGTTTTATCGGGTAGAGGTTGATAAAATGCGCCTGTTAAAACGGCATCGAGCAAATAGCTGTTGCGGCTTAGAATTTCTGCCAAGCGTGGTGCAGAGCCCATAAGCATTGCAATCAAACGCAACAGTTGTGGATTATTGGCAAACAGAGAAAAAATTTGCACACCAGCCGGTAGTTTGGCCAGAAATTCATCAAATTTTAAAAACGCCACATCAGGATTAACAGTGCTGGCAAAAGCTTTGAGCAAATCAGGGGTTAATTCGGTCAATATCTCCCGCGCACGTTTGTTGCGGGTAGAGCGTCGGTGTCCTCTGTGCCAGTTTGCGACAATATCACATATGGTTTCGGCTTGCTTGAATCCCATACGGTGCAAGGTTTTAACAGTGCCAGGATCCAAATCGACGCCGGTAAAAGAAAGATTTCCCTCATTGCCAAGGGAATTATCCACGCCGTATAGCAGCACATAGTGTTTGCGTACATTATGCATGTGCATGAGTAATGCGGCCTCAAAGCTTTCTAAATCGCCAAAATCTGCAAATGCAGCAAAGTTGGTAAGGGCATCTTTTGCACTTGGTAAAGAATGACTTTGTTGATCACGTTGCATTTGCACTCTATGTTCCATGCGTCGCAAAAAGTGATAGCTATGCTGCATTTCTTCGGCGGCCGTGGAACTAATACGTTCTGCCTGTGCTAAGCGTGATAGCATTTCGCAGGTGCCGCGATGACGTAGGTTTGGAGTGCGCCCACCCCAAATTAATTGCTGCACCTGTACAAAAAATTCAATCTCACGTATACCGCCCGCTCCAAGCTTAAGGTTATGCCCCGCCACAGTAATTTCACCGCCGGTTTTGTAGTCTATTTGACGTTTGATCGAGTGAATATCTGCAATAGCAGCAAAATCCAGATTCCGTCGCCAGATAAAAGGTGTAAGCTCTTTTAAAAATGCCTCTGCCGCGTCTAAATCTCCTGCCACGGGGCGGGCTTTGATCATAGCCGCACGTTCCCAATTTTGGCCAACAGTCTCATAATAGGCCATTGCGGCATTGATGGATAACGCCGGAGGAGTGGAAGCAGGGTCGGGTCGTAAGCGAATATCGGTGCGGAATACATAGCCGTGGGAGGTGCGCTCTTGCATAATGCGCACTAGTTCACGAGTAATGCGATTAAAGCACTGCTGTGCAGTTTGCTTACCATCGTAGCGCACGTTATCCGAGTCATAGAGCAGAATAATATCAATGTCGCTGGAATAATTTAGCTCATATGCTCCCAACTTGCCCATGCCAAGCACAACTAAGCCACTATCGAGAGAGGGGTTTTCAGGATCTATGTGAAGCAACTCTTTGCGCTGTAGCGCGTTAAGTAACAAAAAATCAACTGCCAGTGAAAGGCATTTTTCTGCTGTAAGTGATAAAAAGCCCGTTACATCTTCCAGTTTCCACGCGCCACCCAAATCGGCAATAGCGGTAACTAATGCACATTGTGATTTGGCAATGCGCAGATGCTGCATCAGTTCATCAGTAGAGCTAATAGCCTTGGCGGGTTCATCGAGCCATTGGGTAATAGATGTGGTTGCCCAATCTAGCCCATAGTGGCAAATGGCGGCAAAAAAAGTAAAATGCTTATGCATTAGCTGGGAAAGATAAGGAGAATGTGTATATATTTTAACAAGTAATTCACGGCCTGCATCCGCTTCTGCAAATGCAATAACGGCATCTTTCAGCGCATCATCTTCGAGCCGCTGCAAACGTGTGTGGAATTCTTGCATAGAAATAGGCGTAGAAGCGCTGCTCATGCTTGCCATTGCAGGCAAGGTAATGCTATCAAGTAATAATGCTGTCGCGTGGCTGCTCATTTAAACTTTCCTTTAGCATCAGGTATAGCGTTGCTTCGTAAAATCACCAAGATTGTTTTTGCCTTTGCGGGCGCAATGCTGGCATTGGGGCTGGTGATTGTACTGTCGTTATCGGTTTGGGTGATGACAGGGCCAAAATCACTCACCAAGTTACTACCCTATATCGAATCTTCCTTAAATCCGCCTAAGTCGCCCTATGACGTATCTATAGACGATGCGGTCATTTATTGGGATGGCTGGTCAAAGCCGTTGGATTTTAGATTGCGTGGGGTAAGCCTCAAATCTATTCAAGCGCAAAACGAACTTATAAAGCTGAACGAAATTTCAGTGGGATTAGACCTTGCAAGTCTGTTGCGTTTCAATGTCGTTCCAAAAACCATTATTTTGCGTAATCCGCAGATGCGTTTTTTCCGTGATGATGATGGGGAATTCTACATTGGCATTGGTAGCGCGACAAATCAGCGTATACCTTTGACATATCTTCTTGCTAGCGCAGATGGCGGCGAGGATGCTAGCAAAGAAGATAATGCTTTAATCGGCAACATTCAATTAATTGCTATTGAGCATGCGCAGCTATTATTGGGTGCGCCAGATGCACCGGCACTATTTGATGCACAAGATGTAAATTTGCATATAAGCCGTGATAATAAAGCAATTAATGCGCAACTTAACATTGCAATGCACTATGGTGAAAAGCCTTCACAAATCAGCGGTAACCTTCGGCTAACCAATACACAGGATATGGTGGTGGCAAAAATGGAGCTACTGGACATTTCTCCGCATATGTTTGCCAGACTTGTGCCAGAGGTGCCAGAGCTTGCCACACTCAATATGCCTCTTAGCGGTTGGGCAGATGTGGCGGTAGATAATGCAGGCAATGTTACGGTTGTAGATTATAAGCTGCAAAGTACTGGCGGCGTATTTACACAGGAAAATTATTTTGCAGAGCCGCTTACTATTACCCACGGCATGTTTGAGGGGCAAATACGGGATAATTTTCAACAGTTTGTGGTAAATCAGGCATTAGTGAAATTTGGTGAATCTTCGTTGCGCGTTAATGGCCTTTTGCAAAAATATCCGCAGGGTTGGGCGTATGATGCCATTGCCGTGGCTGAGAAAATGCCTATTAATGATTTATATAAATACTGGCCACATAGTATTGCAAATACTTCTTATGATTGGGTAACCACACATATTCGTGATGGCATGGTGAGTAAGGCTGAAGCCCATGCCAAACTCACGCAAGAGCAAATAGGCGAGCCATTTCCCGAATCGGCGTTGGACGTAACAATTCTGGCGCAAAATGCCACAGTGGAGTATTTGCCCGAACATCCCAAAGTAAAAAACGTTGATGCTACTGTAGAATTTAACGGCAAAGGCATGTCTATCACGGCAAATAAGGGTAAAATGCTTGATGCGGCAGTGCTGAAAAAAGCATTGCTTAGCATTGATGACTTAAAAAGTCATAAACCACGTATGCATATCGAGCTGGATGTGGAAGCTCCAGCCAAAGATGTGGCCACCTATTTAGCTATACCACCCCTTGATTTTGCCGCACCATTAGGATTGGATGCCGCAACTATAGCAGGCAGTGCGGCGGCGAATATGCGCTTTGATTTTACTTTAAAAACGCGATTTAATGACAATTATAATCCTGATCTGGATTTTGCAATCAACGCCTTGGTTTCCGGTGGTGTGCAACCGGATTTTATGGGCGACATGAATTTAAGTGCAGCAAATGGCACATTGAATATTACGCAGGATATGCTGGATTATGCAGGTACAATGGCCATTTCAAATGCGCCGCTAAACATAGAATTAAGGCATTATTTCAAACCGGAAGATTTTCAATCAAAATACAGAACCAAATACCATGCTAAAGGGGTAATGGCAGTGCCGCAACTTGCAGCATTCGGAGTGCCGGAATTGCCGTTTATGGCCGGAAATGTAGGGCTGGATGTATATATACAACGTAACCCTACAAGCAGTAAAATTAATGGCGAAGCAGATATTACGCAAGTGGCAGCCAATATTCCTGAAATTGGATTGTCTAAGCAAAACGGCACTAAAGGGCGTATCTCATTTTAAGGTGAAATAGGCGGAGGCACGCTTGCTTTGAGCAGTTTTATTCTAGAGGGCGATGAAATCTATGCATCCGGTTCAGCTTTAGTAAGAGATGAGTTGTCAACCGTAGAAAACCTACGTTTTGACAGGTTAGAGTACGGTGATAACAATCTGGCAATGGTGTTGCAGAATATTGATGGCGGTTACCGCATTCGCGCCAAAGGCCCCTCACTGGATTTAAAACCATTATTTGATGAGGCACAAGAGAGTGATATTAGTAATGAAGCTGTTGATCTTGCTGCTGAAGCAGAAAAACCGCTTATACCATTTAATCTGGATTTTCATGGCGAATTTG is a window of Alphaproteobacteria bacterium DNA encoding:
- a CDS encoding bifunctional [glutamine synthetase] adenylyltransferase/[glutamine synthetase]-adenylyl-L-tyrosine phosphorylase, encoding MSSHATALLLDSITLPAMASMSSASTPISMQEFHTRLQRLEDDALKDAVIAFAEADAGRELLVKIYTHSPYLSQLMHKHFTFFAAICHYGLDWATTSITQWLDEPAKAISSTDELMQHLRIAKSQCALVTAIADLGGAWKLEDVTGFLSLTAEKCLSLAVDFLLLNALQRKELLHIDPENPSLDSGLVVLGMGKLGAYELNYSSDIDIILLYDSDNVRYDGKQTAQQCFNRITRELVRIMQERTSHGYVFRTDIRLRPDPASTPPALSINAAMAYYETVGQNWERAAMIKARPVAGDLDAAEAFLKELTPFIWRRNLDFAAIADIHSIKRQIDYKTGGEITVAGHNLKLGAGGIREIEFFVQVQQLIWGGRTPNLRHRGTCEMLSRLAQAERISSTAAEEMQHSYHFLRRMEHRVQMQRDQQSHSLPSAKDALTNFAAFADFGDLESFEAALLMHMHNVRKHYVLLYGVDNSLGNEGNLSFTGVDLDPGTVKTLHRMGFKQAETICDIVANWHRGHRRSTRNKRAREILTELTPDLLKAFASTVNPDVAFLKFDEFLAKLPAGVQIFSLFANNPQLLRLIAMLMGSAPRLAEILSRNSYLLDAVLTGAFYQPLPDKTALENELQSILAARGEFEDFLNIIAQFKNEKAFQAGIQLMNKIADCEQVGNFLSALAEVILNNVLEQVENEFSEIYGTILGSELAIVALGKLGAKELTFSSDLDLIFIYRNPSPDQLSDGNRPFTASVYFNRFCQRLLGALTALNREGRLYEIDTRLRPLGSDGPLAASFEAYSQYFETSAWTFEYMALTRARAIISPTALKADIEYVIHNMLTSARDAQRIRADVHAMRQKVEQGLHTTNPWNIKYIRGGLMDIDFIAQYFQLLHGNRYPEILSPSSQAVFVQLELLGILDKKTAEILKQGNKLMLHLLHLLRLCSDGSLDEATAPEGLTSLLADQLGFTDFSLLKSTLIKTENKVYNIYKDIFTGDES
- the bcp gene encoding thioredoxin-dependent thiol peroxidase produces the protein MTSAAAVKASVLSEGSVAPDFTLPSDGGDTVSLSDFAGKKIVLYFYPKDDTPGCTVEAQDFAQLHESFAASDAVILGVSKDSVKKHDKFKAKHCLPFALLSDDAEVCERYGVWVEKSMYGKKYMGIERSTFLIDTNGKISHIWNKVKVSGHAQDVLDCVKSL